A genomic segment from Lignipirellula cremea encodes:
- a CDS encoding SelT/SelW/SelH family (seleno)protein: MQVTITYCSQUNYLPQAASLADELQVLPDMKIEMIPGSGGIFEVEANGSVVYSKRSTGRFPRPGEVLGTLERTSP, translated from the coding sequence ATGCAGGTTACGATTACCTATTGCTCGCAGTGAAATTACCTGCCCCAGGCCGCCAGTTTGGCGGACGAACTGCAGGTGCTGCCCGACATGAAGATTGAGATGATTCCCGGCTCGGGCGGGATCTTTGAGGTAGAAGCGAACGGCTCGGTCGTTTACTCTAAACGCTCGACCGGTCGATTTCCTCGTCCTGGCGAAGTGCTGGGAACCCTGGAGAGAACTAGCCCCTAA
- the gyrA gene encoding DNA gyrase subunit A yields MATDGNLPEDPEAGGSGGNGGGDGGGGHNHGHITDLSIETELQDSYLTYAMSVIVSRALPDARDGLKPSQRRILVAMNDLNLSPGAGRIKCAKISGDTSGNYHPHGESVIYPTLVRMAQEWNMRHLLIDKQGNFGSIAGLPPAAMRYTEARLSPVAAAMLEDLRLNTVDYLPTYDERGEEPTVLPSKFPCLLVNGSVGIAVGMRTSIPPHNLREVCDALVMIIDNPDATIDEIMTVLPGPDFPTGAIICGRAGIRRAYLTGRSNIVLRSKATIEYGAKGGGTITITEIPYEKTRDPLVEKIGQVMSDQIVTGIREIQDHSNLEEPVRIKIELKRDADPDVVLNQLYQFTPLQSTYSLIFLALVDGKPRTLNVKQILEEHIRHRMQVIRRRTQFLLSRARRRKHTVEGLLVALANIDEIIRIIRTSSTQADAKMRLMGVAAPADMLLRALGEQGFRIYQEENGVAEEYPLSAIQADEILKMRLGQLVNLEQARLEDEHRKLLEEITEYLRILSDDQNILNIIKDDLLELRRKHGDNRRTEISDEELGDFDLEDLITEETMVVTISHKGYIKRTPASAYRAQRRGGKGLKGAQAEGEDPIEHLFVASTHAYLMFFTNQGQVYWKKIYDLPQLARDTRGRALVNLLELRPDEKIADCRAVRDFDAPDHFLVMATRDGLVKKTKLSAYRRPMKKGIIAVKLREGDELVDVAVAVAGDELVLATAEGMAIRFSVNDVRAVGRNSSGVKGINLGKEDHVVGMVVADPDATLLTVCEKGYGKRTQFGPHAVTEDDSADDADTGDADTADSGDDESSATDEISSSARYRTQRRGGKGLRDIKTTKRNGKVIEIVRVDDNDEVIMMTAHGKLQRLAVNEINIIGRNTQGVRVMNIDDDDTLAAIVRVPHEDVSDAEVAEAEAATPSPSNRIASSADRDEADDVELDDDSGDDDSEENGDE; encoded by the coding sequence TTGGCGACCGATGGCAATCTTCCCGAAGATCCGGAAGCAGGCGGCAGCGGCGGAAACGGCGGCGGCGATGGAGGCGGCGGTCATAACCATGGCCATATCACCGACCTGTCGATCGAAACCGAGCTGCAGGACAGCTATTTGACCTACGCCATGAGCGTGATCGTTTCCCGCGCGCTGCCCGACGCACGCGATGGATTGAAACCTTCGCAGCGGCGAATCCTGGTCGCCATGAACGACCTGAACCTGAGCCCCGGGGCAGGCCGTATCAAGTGCGCCAAAATCTCAGGCGACACCAGCGGTAACTATCACCCCCACGGTGAATCCGTAATCTACCCGACGCTGGTTCGCATGGCCCAGGAATGGAACATGCGGCACCTGCTGATCGACAAGCAGGGTAACTTCGGCAGTATCGCCGGCTTGCCGCCCGCCGCCATGCGATATACCGAAGCGCGGTTGTCGCCGGTGGCCGCCGCCATGCTGGAAGATCTGCGGCTGAACACGGTCGACTACCTGCCCACGTACGATGAGCGCGGGGAAGAACCGACGGTGCTGCCGTCGAAATTCCCTTGCCTGCTGGTCAACGGCAGCGTCGGCATCGCGGTCGGCATGCGGACCTCGATTCCGCCGCACAACCTGCGCGAGGTGTGCGACGCCCTGGTGATGATCATCGATAATCCCGACGCCACCATCGACGAGATCATGACCGTCCTGCCGGGCCCCGACTTCCCGACCGGAGCCATCATTTGCGGCCGGGCCGGGATCCGCCGCGCCTATCTGACGGGTCGCAGCAATATCGTCCTGCGCTCGAAAGCCACGATCGAATACGGCGCCAAAGGCGGCGGCACGATCACCATCACCGAGATCCCCTACGAGAAAACACGCGATCCGCTGGTCGAAAAAATCGGCCAGGTGATGAGCGACCAGATCGTGACTGGCATCCGCGAGATTCAAGACCATAGTAATCTTGAAGAACCGGTGCGGATCAAGATCGAACTGAAACGCGACGCCGACCCCGATGTGGTGCTGAACCAGCTGTATCAGTTCACCCCGCTGCAGTCGACGTACTCGCTGATCTTCCTGGCCCTGGTCGACGGCAAGCCGCGAACGCTCAACGTCAAACAGATCCTGGAAGAGCACATCCGCCACCGGATGCAGGTCATCAGGCGCCGCACGCAGTTCCTGCTGTCGCGGGCCCGTCGCCGCAAGCATACGGTCGAAGGGCTGCTGGTTGCGCTCGCTAATATCGACGAAATCATCCGCATCATTCGCACCTCCAGCACGCAGGCCGACGCCAAAATGCGGCTGATGGGCGTCGCCGCCCCCGCCGACATGCTGTTGCGGGCCCTGGGCGAACAGGGCTTCAGGATCTATCAGGAAGAGAACGGCGTCGCCGAAGAGTATCCGTTGTCCGCCATCCAGGCCGACGAGATTCTCAAAATGCGGTTGGGCCAGCTCGTCAACCTGGAACAGGCCCGCCTGGAGGACGAACACCGCAAGCTGCTGGAAGAAATCACCGAGTACCTTCGCATTTTGTCCGACGACCAGAACATCCTCAATATCATCAAGGACGATCTGCTCGAACTGCGCCGCAAACATGGCGACAATCGACGGACGGAAATCTCCGACGAAGAACTCGGCGACTTCGACCTGGAAGACCTGATCACCGAAGAAACCATGGTGGTCACCATCAGCCACAAAGGCTACATCAAACGCACCCCGGCCAGCGCCTATCGGGCCCAGCGCCGCGGCGGCAAAGGCCTCAAAGGGGCCCAGGCCGAAGGCGAAGATCCAATCGAACACCTGTTCGTCGCCAGCACGCACGCCTATCTCATGTTCTTCACCAACCAGGGACAGGTCTACTGGAAAAAGATCTACGACCTGCCCCAGCTGGCCCGCGATACGCGCGGCCGGGCCCTGGTGAACCTGCTGGAACTGCGGCCGGACGAAAAAATCGCCGACTGCCGCGCGGTCCGCGACTTCGACGCCCCCGACCACTTCCTGGTCATGGCGACCCGCGACGGGCTGGTCAAAAAGACCAAGCTGTCCGCGTATCGTCGTCCCATGAAGAAGGGGATCATCGCCGTGAAACTTCGCGAAGGCGATGAGCTGGTCGATGTGGCCGTCGCCGTCGCCGGAGACGAACTGGTCCTGGCCACTGCCGAAGGGATGGCCATCCGCTTCTCCGTCAATGATGTGCGGGCCGTCGGTCGAAACTCCAGCGGCGTCAAAGGGATCAACCTGGGGAAAGAAGACCACGTGGTCGGCATGGTCGTCGCCGATCCCGATGCCACCCTGCTGACCGTGTGCGAAAAAGGCTACGGCAAGCGGACCCAGTTCGGGCCGCACGCCGTGACCGAAGACGATAGCGCCGACGACGCCGATACGGGCGACGCCGATACCGCGGACAGCGGCGATGACGAGTCCTCCGCGACCGATGAAATCTCTTCCAGCGCCCGGTACCGCACCCAGCGCCGCGGCGGCAAGGGGCTGCGGGATATCAAAACGACCAAACGTAACGGCAAAGTCATTGAGATCGTCCGCGTCGATGACAACGACGAAGTCATCATGATGACCGCCCACGGCAAACTGCAGCGGCTGGCCGTCAACGAGATCAACATCATCGGCCGCAATACCCAGGGCGTCCGCGTGATGAACATCGACGATGACGACACGCTGGCGGCCATCGTTCGCGTGCCTCACGAAGATGTTTCCGACGCCGAAGTCGCCGAAGCCGAAGCGGCCACCCCCTCGCCGTCGAACCGCATTGCTTCGTCCGCTGATCGGGACGAGGCGGACGACGTCGAACTGGACGACGACAGCGGCGACGACGACAGCGAAGAAAACGGCGACGAATAG
- a CDS encoding CPXCG motif-containing cysteine-rich protein — translation MQDDTSYVCEACGEEIVIPVDLSQGSHQEFVEDCPVCCRPNVIHLEIDPDGAARAWAELE, via the coding sequence ATGCAAGACGATACCAGCTACGTGTGCGAAGCCTGTGGCGAAGAGATTGTGATCCCGGTCGACCTCAGCCAGGGATCCCACCAGGAGTTTGTCGAGGACTGCCCCGTTTGCTGCCGTCCGAACGTGATCCACTTGGAGATCGACCCCGACGGCGCAGCCCGGGCCTGGGCGGAACTGGAATAA
- a CDS encoding ABC transporter permease, whose amino-acid sequence MYKLLLSWRYLCTRYIALASIISVVLGVATLIVVNSVMAGFGAEMHKRLHDILSDVVVQSAGLDGIPNPELHMKEIAEVLGDDLAGMTPIVRVPAMLNFRYRGRWITQQVVLIGVDEKSYANVGDFSKYLLHPKNQENVGFSLHENGYNERLGDAGWEHRRNRVHYERSYESSFTEPAPYTMQAEEGDQRFADLPDELPGEFPSGEAPSGETAPDDAPVDPFRAGNPTPQAGRTFDDLTQQHTGVILGIAVASTRFTNPESGESQEWFLCKPGDDVQITLPTAGTPPKPVDGLFTVVDMYESKMSEYDSTFVFMPLEKLQRMRGMIDPISGVASVTSIQIRLKPKADLNAARDALRKRFPPQDYPYQVQTWKEMQGPLLAAVQLETTLLNILLFLIIAVAGFGILATFFMIVVEKTRDIGILKSLGAPSMGVMSIFLSYGLALGVVGSGVGVVMGLLFVAYINDIAEVLEMVTGREVFDPNVYYFQTIPTIIDPMTVVWVSFGAISIAVLASVLPALRAARLHPVEALRYE is encoded by the coding sequence ATGTACAAGTTGCTTCTTTCGTGGCGTTATCTGTGCACGCGCTACATTGCCCTGGCATCGATTATCAGCGTGGTGCTGGGCGTGGCCACGCTCATTGTGGTCAATAGCGTGATGGCTGGTTTCGGTGCGGAAATGCACAAACGACTGCACGACATTCTGTCCGATGTGGTCGTCCAGAGCGCCGGACTCGACGGCATCCCCAATCCTGAACTCCACATGAAAGAGATCGCCGAAGTGCTCGGCGACGATCTCGCCGGCATGACCCCCATCGTCCGGGTGCCGGCCATGCTCAACTTTCGCTACCGCGGCCGCTGGATTACCCAGCAGGTTGTGTTGATCGGCGTCGATGAAAAGTCGTACGCCAACGTCGGCGACTTCAGCAAGTATCTGCTGCATCCCAAAAACCAGGAAAACGTTGGCTTCAGCCTGCACGAAAACGGCTACAACGAGCGCCTTGGCGACGCCGGCTGGGAGCATCGCCGCAACCGCGTGCACTATGAACGCAGCTACGAAAGCTCCTTCACCGAACCCGCCCCTTACACCATGCAGGCCGAAGAAGGGGACCAACGCTTTGCCGATCTCCCCGACGAATTACCGGGAGAATTTCCGTCTGGCGAAGCGCCATCCGGCGAAACGGCGCCCGATGACGCTCCGGTCGATCCCTTCCGCGCTGGCAATCCCACGCCACAGGCGGGACGGACTTTTGACGATCTGACACAGCAGCATACGGGCGTGATCCTCGGCATCGCCGTGGCCAGCACCCGCTTTACCAATCCGGAATCGGGCGAATCGCAAGAGTGGTTCCTCTGCAAGCCGGGCGACGATGTGCAGATCACCCTGCCGACTGCGGGCACGCCGCCCAAACCGGTCGACGGCCTGTTCACGGTCGTCGACATGTATGAAAGCAAAATGAGCGAGTACGACTCGACGTTTGTCTTCATGCCGCTAGAAAAGCTGCAGCGGATGCGGGGCATGATCGACCCGATCAGCGGCGTCGCCAGCGTGACTTCGATTCAGATCCGCCTGAAGCCGAAGGCCGACCTGAACGCGGCCCGCGACGCACTCCGCAAGCGGTTTCCGCCCCAGGATTACCCTTACCAGGTGCAAACCTGGAAAGAGATGCAAGGCCCGCTTCTGGCGGCCGTCCAGCTGGAAACCACCCTGCTGAACATCTTGCTGTTTTTGATCATCGCGGTGGCCGGTTTCGGCATCCTGGCGACGTTCTTTATGATCGTCGTCGAGAAAACCCGCGACATTGGCATCCTCAAATCGCTGGGCGCGCCCAGCATGGGAGTCATGAGCATTTTCCTCAGCTATGGACTGGCCCTGGGGGTGGTCGGCTCGGGCGTGGGCGTGGTGATGGGGCTCTTGTTTGTGGCCTATATCAACGACATCGCCGAAGTGCTGGAGATGGTGACTGGCCGCGAGGTGTTTGATCCAAACGTGTATTACTTCCAGACCATTCCGACGATTATCGATCCGATGACTGTCGTCTGGGTTTCTTTTGGCGCCATTTCGATTGCGGTCCTGGCAAGCGTGTTGCCTGCCCTTCGCGCCGCGCGGCTGCATCCTGTGGAGGCTTTGCGATATGAGTAG
- a CDS encoding sulfite exporter TauE/SafE family protein, whose product MDLTLVQYVLAAAILFVASFVQGSIGFAAGLIAIPALAQIGLSMPEAIAANLIASGLQNIAGLVELRKDIDWGIALRPALIRIATIPLGMAALVWLASIDKTDAQQVLGVIILAALILQLTARVKPQEHLHFGWEVLAFSAGGFFVGFCGMGGPPMMLWVMAHNWSTQKSRAFMFSMFITSIVPQALMMLWWFGLSVGTAMLFALFSAPVCYLGSYLGVKAGDIVSRKVMRNLVYATLTVVAVKALVMPLWSSRPTPQAVESVPAEHASLRQKIEGSSS is encoded by the coding sequence ATGGATTTAACTCTCGTCCAATACGTGCTGGCGGCGGCGATCCTGTTTGTCGCCAGTTTCGTGCAGGGGTCGATTGGTTTCGCTGCGGGATTGATCGCAATCCCGGCCCTGGCGCAGATCGGGCTGAGCATGCCCGAGGCGATCGCGGCGAACCTGATCGCTTCCGGTCTGCAGAATATCGCCGGGCTGGTGGAGTTGCGCAAAGATATCGACTGGGGCATCGCGTTGCGCCCGGCCCTGATTCGGATCGCCACCATTCCGCTGGGAATGGCGGCCCTGGTCTGGCTGGCTTCGATCGACAAGACCGATGCGCAGCAGGTGCTGGGCGTGATTATTCTGGCCGCCCTGATCCTGCAGCTGACAGCGCGCGTCAAACCACAGGAACATTTGCACTTTGGCTGGGAAGTGCTCGCCTTTTCCGCCGGCGGTTTTTTCGTCGGCTTTTGCGGCATGGGCGGACCGCCGATGATGCTCTGGGTGATGGCCCATAACTGGTCCACGCAGAAATCGCGAGCTTTTATGTTCTCGATGTTCATCACCAGCATTGTTCCCCAGGCGCTAATGATGCTGTGGTGGTTCGGCCTCTCCGTCGGAACGGCCATGCTGTTCGCCCTGTTCTCGGCCCCCGTTTGCTATCTGGGCTCTTACCTGGGCGTGAAAGCAGGCGACATCGTCTCCCGCAAGGTCATGCGGAACCTGGTTTACGCCACGCTGACCGTGGTCGCCGTCAAGGCGCTGGTCATGCCGTTGTGGAGCAGCCGTCCCACGCCGCAGGCCGTCGAGTCGGTCCCAGCCGAACACGCTTCGCTGCGACAGAAAATCGAAGGATCGTCGTCCTGA